The Hydra vulgaris chromosome 05, alternate assembly HydraT2T_AEP genome includes the window tttatatctatatcgtttatagttattataacgTATcgtatatagttattatatatcattagtaatattaaaatataaatatattacaaattatataatattattataaattagtcGTATATATTaatctatattatttatactgtttcaatatatatgtatatatatatatatatatatatatatatatatatatatatatatatatatatatatatatatatatatatatatatatatatatatatatatatatatatatatatatatatatatatatatatatatatgaagacctCAGTGGAAAAACCGGCGTTGtcacatttaaaaagtattaagaaAGTATTTGTTGAtcattaataaatgtttttatttaaagcaaagaaaaaaaaaatgttttgtttttgaataaattttaaataaaataattataatataaatttttttaaattgcttagtttcatttgctttaataaagacttttattaatGACCAATAAATACTTTctcaatactttttaaatgtgaCAACGCCGGTTTTTCCACTGaggtcttcatatatatatatatatatatatatatatatatatatatatatatatatatatatatatatatatatatatatatatatatatattatatatatatatatatatatatatatatatatatatatatatatatatatatatatatatatgtatatatatatatttatctatacatatatatttatatataaatatatttatatatacatatatatatatatatatatatttagttaatatcTAATAGATATTATCTAGATATAATTAGATAATATCTAATAGATATTATCTAgatatatttagataatatttaatagatatatatatatcatatatgtatagatatatatcttttatattgatctataatatttataatattgtatctataatatttaagaaaatttaaaattgggcaaccttgtgttttattttttcacaatttaatgtTGTAATAGAGTTATGACTATATTAATGTGTAATGTGTCTATgactatattaatgtatatttatttttgtacaatatatatttttctaaagattaGTTGTGAACtgaaagttgttttatttgtatattgtttaatgataacagatagATTATTGCCTAAAGTCGTTGCGTAAAATTTTTACGCAGTTACGATggtaaaaaaaacctaaaacaaaAGAACgcatttttttgtctaaaaaaatgtcaaattaggtagtataaaaatggaaaaagcgAGGGCATTCTATCAATGTTATGGTTGTTTTAACACTTTGCACCTTTAAGGCTCCTTGTTTCCAACATGGAGCCTTAAAACGTTcaacagcttttaaaaatttgacacttcaaaaatcaaaaaaattgcaatttttttactaaccaGAAAtccatttgtttaaaaaaattggaattcgCATTACTTAACGCAGAGCAAATAATGCGTTTCAAACATTTCACATAAGCTTGTAAGAaatcagataataaaaaaattataaaaaatttttaggttcATACATTTGATGTTAAATAAACACAATTTGCTTGTCCGATTACAATCGCGTTAAGATTTTATGCTATGGGTTTTTTGGGTCTAAAACTGGAACAGCGCTCTTTTTGAATTCAGAATTTCGCGCGCTCGCGTGTTGAGCTGTGTAAGTAGGCCGGGGTCAGCCTACATACACAGTCTAAAAAATACTATAGGATTACATTTAGAGCCAGGGGTacctaaataagaaaaaaatatttttaacatttcgcggttttaatttaaatttttcttttatgttaaaaCTACACCCCAAATTATTTTCCAAATTAACAAATCAGTAATGATTatgaatataagaaaatatagttttaaacaagattttttttaaatgctgcaaAAAAGAATGTACTACGtcagcaaaattaaaaaaaaaattccaggcataaaaacaatttaagtaaGTTCAATTTATTTCTTGTGAAACATTGAAAATGGATGGGAAACGATCAGCTCCGATTATCTCACACGATATCTCCACGTTGACCGATGAATAAGGAATCCATGATGATATTGAacattgtaaaaacaattatatgttATCAATCTAAAGTAATAAAAGGACGTATTTAAATAGAATCTTAAAGCTTAAAAAGTAACTTTGAAATGTGCATGCTCAGATACACATTAAGTTTATTTGgacacaaaatatatatagatatagatattctaaataacttttaaaacaaaaaaataaataactgcaTCAACTTGTTAGTTGAATTTAACAGAATACTAGATaccaaaaatttacaaaataccaagataagaataaataagaaccattatatataaataaatgaacttACATCATCTGgttcttcatcatcttcatcactTCCATCTTGGAATTCAAATTCGATATCTCCATTTGCATCTTCATTAGAAACCATTGTTTCAATcttaactgaaaaataaaattatgtagaTTTAACATATATCATAaagattaaactttaaaataaaaaataaaaactttatttaaacttaataaataccTGAGTCAGGTAATTCTCCATAAGACTTTAGGTTTCTGGCCTCGTCTggagtatattttaaaattacatctGCTTTTGTgtcctaaataaataaacatttaataaagtttgttacTGCAAAACTGGAAGACTATTTTATACTTctgtctaatttattttttgataagttttgataattttcagAGATTATCCtggtcaaattttaaaaatccagaaaattttttcaagaaatatccggaaaattccggaaataaaaaagcatttttgtaACTAAGAATATCTCATGTGTTTGagaaataatgcattatttgtACGCACTAAGTGTTATACTATTTAATGtgttattataaatcaattatttaatataacacatagtattaacattattatgcatgtaaaaaatgtttaaatattttaatttttcaaattagaaaaatagcGTTGGAACCCAACACGTATTCCGTGTGTAGGCTAAGAAAAGCTTGGACTGGGACCATGTGGGtgcataaacttaattttatcacctttttagtctttttttgttataattccTAAACCATAAGTTATCATACTTGCAAGCTATGTAATACATATAACTATGAATAACCTGCTGCACAACCAGCTCATTTGGTATCTGCACAAGGTAAATTTTCAACACCAATTTGTTGACTCgccatttaaaagaaattgttaaaattattaaatggtaTAGAATGGTGAAAGCAACTTGTTCTTGGCAAAGTTTTGTGCTACCAGTTCCATCACAAGCAGCtcagggatcgtccataaattatgcaatgctaaatttatttaaaaaacagaagtaggagATCTTAGCTCTTTTACGCAgcgatttttattaaacttaatgcgctaatttaatttttcatttaccTTAAGGTTCTGCGAGGGGAAAACCTttgattttatatgttttgttatTAGTGAAACACACCTGTCCAAAATTGGCAGAAACTACTTTGAAGCCCTCAAGAAAAACCCTTTGGAGGGATGATTTTGGTATTATTCCTGAtcacaaaaatgtaaaatttgaaatcatCTGTAACCGTCCGTGGAAGAAAATTTGATTTGAAGAATTTCTCTGttttaagataatttaaaacaatggTTTAATATCTCATTTGCATTTTTGCAGCATTTTAGGATAAAATAGTAatcaaatacttaaataaatactcaaataacaattttttttgcaataattttagCTTTCCtggaatttaaaatatttaaaagtcaacaaaatttttttgggaaATAGCAAATTCTCTGATACTTTACCTTTAGAATTAGACCTTTATTGagcaaaattttgttaaaagtctcaGAAAAATGCCAGACTCAAAGAAAACTCATGAAGACTGTAGAAAAACAGTTTGTATCTTTTGCTTGAGAAAATGTACAAGAGAGTTGAACAATCAATTGATCAATACAATTGAAACTGTGCTCCAAATGAAACTTGACATATCAGACTCTAGAGTTCCAAAAGGGATTTGTGACACATGCAGGGTTGCTCTTGGAAAGAAGAAAAATGGTGAGAATGTTTCACTTCCTCTTATGTTTCAATTTGAAACTATAAAAGTCAGACCTTCAACTGGGGAACAGGACTGTGACTGCCTGATTTGTCAAATAGGACATTTGAAGTCTTATGAAAAACACCCACTGGAGACTTCCTCTGAACATTCACAGTCTTCTTCAAACCAAAAAAGATGTTCAGAGTGCTTGTCAATTCTTGGAAAAGGAATATCACATAACTGCTCTGACTTCTCATTTCGTGAAAACATGAGAAAAAAGAGATATGTTTGTTAGTTATctcttataataaaataaaagattagtTAGTGTTTAATGTACCCTTAAATTTGAGATAGGACAATGTTTGAATaagtacaaaatttattttgttgcatGATAAAGTACACCAAACTTAACCTACAGCTGAATTTAGTTGAATCAaacatatcaaataattatCCAGGTTTAGTGTAGTGTCAAATCAGTAAATGCATACTTTCTTACACATTTAGACTAGCACCTAGCCAAAgatcaaaatttgttaattagATAGTCAAATGTTTTTACTACTTATGCTTGTTTATCCATCATAATATCATTATACTTTAAGTGTCTATTTTACTTCTAGCAAACAAATACAACtatatataaatgctttcaactttattttaggACCATTAAGTGCCAAAAAACTTTTTGGAGACACCCCACTACTGACAGCAGAAGATCTAGTGAATGTCCAAGTCAACACTGGTTTGTCCGATTTGTTCCTCAATAAATAAATTGGTGTCTACCATAAACCAAGTCACCAAAAGTCACGTTGTGGAACcaaactttaaaacaaagtttattgagATTGGAAAAAAGCTGTCTGCTCATTTCACTCAAACTGACATTGAAGTCTGCAATGATAAATCACAGAGAAGGAAGCAATTAGTTGTACACTGCAAAAACCTAGGAGAACTTCTGAATGATGTCCTGCTTCAAAAACAAGTCTATACACAGCACATTGTGAAGCTTGGTCTAGATGGTGGTGGTGGCTTCTTTAAGGTCAGTCTGGGCATTCAAGAGATGGAGCAAGTGTTAGAGTCTAGGTCTCCACCTTGCAAGAAAACCTTGACAAGTAGCTAAAGAAAGTGGAGTGAAGCGTCAACTTCTTGTTGCTGTAGCAGAAGAAGTTCCAGAAAACTACAACAATGtaagaaaaattttgaatcttATTCATCCTGAGGGTGCCCATTTCCTCATCTCATGTAATTTGAAGTTAGCCAATATTATCTGTGGTTTGCAGTCCCATTCAAGCTCTCACCCATGCACTTGGTGTAAAGTTGACTCAAAGGATTTGTCTCCATGTGGAAGTTGAACATTTGGTTCATTGAGAAAATGCTTCAAAGCATTCCAGGACAATGGTCAGGACTACAAAAGAGCCAAAGATTTTAAGAATGTTGTCCATGAGCCTCTTTTAAGCTTGCCTGATAATGTCCTAGTCTTGGACTTCATTCCACCAATGGAACTCTATCTCTTACTTGGAGTAGTCAACCATCTGCTCAGAGCATTGAAGAAAGAGTGGTTGAAAGCTGATGAGTGGCCCAAGGCTCTTCACATCAAGCCTCAGCCTTTCCATGGTGGTCAGTTTGCAGGAAATGAGTGTAGAAAACTCCTCAAAAATGTAGATATCCTTCAAAGACTTGCAGAAGAAGACTGTGCGTTCAACATTTTTGGCATTGTTGATGCGCTGAGAAAATTTGATGCAGTGGTGTCTGCCTGCTTTGGAATGACCTTGGAACCTGACTATTATGAAAAACTATCATCATTCCAAGCCTCCTATCTGGCTCTTGACAGAGTAAGTGTTACTCCAAAAGTCCATGCAGTGTTTTACCACATCAAACACTTCATAGAAAAGAATCAAGACTCCCTTGGAAAATATAATGAGCAGGCCACTGAAGCTCTTCACCACAGCTTCAAGTCTCATTGGAGCAGATACAAGAGGCCAGTAGACCATCCAGAATATGGAAAGTGGCTGCAAACTTGCCTCGTGGACTACAACAGCAAGAATATCTAAATTGGgagtaaaaactatttttttattctgccagtaaactaagattttttttttttaggaacaCACAGAATACTTCTTTTTATTCCTACCAATATTATGGACATGATTGTGGTTTCATGTGTGGTTAAGAATGCTTTGCAATGtagaatttaaaaactaatatttactAAAGAATACATCACTTTATGAAAATGTCACAAAGTTTTTTAGCTCTTTACCTTATGTTTTAATCTAGTTATGTACACATatgataatatttatgtttaaatataaactttcaaatttgaatactctagaaaatcaaaataaacagAATGCTCTCATTTTCTCTCTATTGTGTAGGATGtaattttcaaatcaaattttcTTCCAAGGACGGTTACAGatgatttcaaattttacatttttgtgaTCAGGAATATTACAAAAATCATCCCTCAAAAGGGTTTTTCTGGAGGGCTTCAAAGTAGTTTCTACCAATTTTGGAAAGGTGTGGAAATTAagcattgcataatttatggacgatccctaaccATGGTGTAACAATGTTGTAACAACAAAACATgtagcaacaacaaaaaaacaaaaacatttagcaTCAATATCAAAGTCTTCTTTGGGATGGTAAagataaacaaagtttttatagtttaatattgaaataaatttgatcgcgaaagatttaataaaattaatgtttttcagAGATAACATTCacattaatttatgaaaaattactgAGACACTTTATTTGTATGTATGTGTCATACTATATGACTTCCTCTTATACATGATtgaaacataattaaatttaatttaatttagcaatcttttattaatcatataacattcattaattattagtgtaaatatataatagcaaaatTTGTATTGACATAACAAAGTCAGGaacatattattaaatttcataaatttgtcatgcTTGTAAAACTATAGCTAAAAggaacaaaactttaaaaataacccATCGCAAAGAGCAAATTAAGTGATTGTGAATTGCAATATCTAAAAATGctttttgtctttaaatttttagtttttaaaaaactgtaaacactgtatttcctaaaaataattaaatattctatttttagttaaaaacaagtaaaatatttgacattttatttattcatttgagtttgtttgtttttcagaCAAAGTACACTAAGAAAGCCattgttatgttaaaaaattaaaatgcaaaacccatgtttgattttttcaaaaaactcattaaaattgACAAACTCAGATTGTTAAAAAATCACCACTTATTTACACAATTACCTCTTACAaagaaataatatacaaaataatagAAGTATTGCTTTTGTTGGGATTGCATTTTttacaaaccaattaaaaacaaaagaaacctttaatataaataactcaAAAGCTTTAATGCATTTCCTTACACTTGGtaagaaataaatgaaaaaattaagattgAAGGAAGAAAAAAACTCCACTTTACAATTACTCATGCTTTGGATGGAAAAGATGTTTTTGTTCAATACAAAGAACTTGTAAGAATGATAActgattttgttttgaatacaATTAAAAGTTCTAGTAGAAAACGAAGAGTATCAGAACATTCACACATctaatgaactattttaaatatatgtatgtgaTTGTTGACGGTAtgagattatatataaaaattgtaaacaatttctagatatattttatcagttaccagtaagatgtttaaaaacataatttttttttataaaacttagttTATAGGAATTTAAGATGATTAAGAAacaataagaaacaaaaaattttaattctattcatgaaaaaattttttaaataaaaacacttttccttttgttttttaattgaaaaaaatttatttgtctgttttttttttaattattgtaaaaaagttttttataattaatttaatctaAATCAACACTgcataaacaaatcaaaaaataatttaaatattccaatggataaaagtttttgcttaacGTAAATTGCTGAAGATGTAGGTGAAATCACCAATAGGGGAGGGGTATTTTCATAAACGGTACTGCCCAAACTATCGCTGGGTAGTACACTGCAATATGTCATAAAAGGAtgcattaaattatgttgaagtCTGAGTTAAGTttagaaaaacttcttttatatgggaaatttaagtttcaacaaacttttatttataaaagctgatttaaaaaacaaacaacaaaaaaaaacaatatgaaaaaatgtATTCGACGTTTTTAAATGTGCatataatatcataaaatttaatattatttataattgtatcACAATTAATagatagtttaaagttttaagaaaatgaaaaaaaaaaacctacttGGTAGTCTCTGAGACCAAGTAATATAATATCACCAGCATTAAtccaaactttttttctgagCTTTCCTCTAATATGACATAAACGTTTAGTTCCATCAAAGCATAGTGCATCAAGTCTACCATTTCCAAGCATTTTTATGACTTGAGCATACTCTTGTCCTTCTTCTTTAAAAACCAACTCACGCTTTTCTGTTTCATTTTCATTCTTACCTCTCCTTCTGTTTTTACCTCCTTTTCCtgtgtaacaaataaaaaaaataaattaaatataaaaaaataaaaaaattataacaggcCTTCCCAGGAGAGGCGTGCGGTCGGTCGCTTTGAGtgaccacgcatatatatatattttttgagagtTTGGCCACGGTTTTTTAGCATATATTAATGACGCATTTTTAAAAAGGCGCTGAAAAAACCTAACTTAATTGtcgtattattttattatttttattcataatttattcctattattaatataaaaatatgaacataaaaatgaaatatatatatttatacttatttaaaaaaaatttttttttcttattacaattttttttttttatgtctagtaaacattaaaaaaaaaatttatttatttatatttatttatattataattatttataatatatttttaggtgtTGATTTTT containing:
- the LOC136071842 gene encoding eukaryotic translation initiation factor 1A, Y-chromosomal-like, producing MPKNKGKGGKNRRRGKNENETEKRELVFKEEGQEYAQVIKMLGNGRLDALCFDGTKRLCHIRGKLRKKVWINAGDIILLGLRDYQDTKADVILKYTPDEARNLKSYGELPDSVKIETMVSNEDANGDIEFEFQDGSDEDDEEPDDIDNI